Proteins found in one Xenopus laevis strain J_2021 chromosome 1L, Xenopus_laevis_v10.1, whole genome shotgun sequence genomic segment:
- the LOC108717489 gene encoding transmembrane protein 161B, with the protein MGVIGVQLVVTMVMASLLQKIIPHYSFARWLLCNGSLHWYQHPTEDELRTLAGKQQPKGKSKKDRRYNGHIDNKPLTIPKDIDLHLETKAVTEVDTLALHYFPEYQWLVDFTVAATVVYLITEAYYSLMVPTQEMNISIVWCMLVLAFAVKVLFSLTTHYFKVEDGGERSLCVTFGFFFFVKAMAILIVTENYLEFGLETGFSNFSESAVQFLEKQGLESHGPVSKLTFKLFLATLCSLIGAFLTFPGLRLAQMHLDALNQTTEKLTQFFLHINFLAPLLMVLLWVKPITKDYILNPPLGKESVPLMTEDAFDTIRLWIIILLCVLRLSMMRYHLQAYLNLAQKCVDQMKKEAGRISTTELQKMVARVFYYLCVIALQYMAPLVMLLHTTFLLKTLGNHSWGIYTDSDSAVSSTQASNQPFSELPCPDEKMKATVAQITMALGGLKNIFTPLLFRGLLSFLTWWIAACLFSTSLFGLFYHQYLIVA; encoded by the exons ATG GGTGTGATAGGGGTACAGCTGGTTGTTACTATGGTGATGGCCAGTTTACTACAGAAGATAATACCGCACTATTCTTTTGCTCGTTGGCTTCTCTGTAATGGCAG TTTGCATTGGTACCAGCATCCAACTGAAGATGAGTTACGGACCCTTGCTGGGAAACAACAACCAAaaggaaaaagcaaaaaagacCG ACGATATAATGGTCACATTGATAATAAACCACTTACCATTCCCAAGGATATTGATCTGCACTTGGAAACGAAAGCAGTTACTGAAGTGGACACTTTAG CTCTTCATTATTTCCCTGAATATCAGTGGTTGGTTGACTTCACAGTTGCAGCTACTGTGGTTTACCTAATAACAGAGGCTTACTACAGCTTGATGGTTCCCACGCAGGAGATGAATATCAGCATAGTATGGTGTATGCTTGTCCTAGCATTTGCAGT TAAAGTGCTGTTCTCTTTGACAACACATTACTTTAAAGTTGAAGATGGTGGTGAAAGATCACTTTGtgttacatttgggttttttttctttgtcaaagCAATGGCGATTCTTATAGTTACAGAAAACTACTTGGAATTTGGTCTGGAAACAG GTTTTTCAAACTTCTCTGAAAGTGCTGTGCAATTTCTTGAAAAACAAGGACTTGAATCCCA CGGTCCAGTGTCAAAACTTACTTTCAAATTATTCCTTGCCACGCTGTGTTCACTCATCGGAGCTTTCCTTACATTCCCTGGCTTGCGGCTTGCACAGATGCACCTGGATGCCCTTAACCAAACAACAGAAAAACTCACACA GTTTTTCCTTCATATAAACTTCTTGGCACCACTGTTAATGGTATTACTATGGGTAAAGCCGATCACCAAGGACTACATTCTGAACCCACCTCTAGGCAAGGAAAGTGTGCCTTT aaTGACAGAAGATGCCTTTGATACTATTCGTCTTTGGATCATCATTCTGCTGTGTGTTTTAAGACTCTCAATGATGAGATATCATTTGCAAGCCTATTTAAATTTAGCACAGAAATGCGTGGATCAAATGAAGAAGGAAGCTGGCAGAATAAGTACTACGGAACTGCAGAAAATG GTTGCTCGAGTATTTTATTATCTTTGTGTCATCGCATTGCAGTACATGGCACCTCTTGTTATGCTTCTTCACACCACATTTCTTCTGAAGACACTAG GCAATCATTCCTGGGGAATTTATACCGACTCAGACTCCGCTGTGAGTTCTACACAAGCATCTAATCAACCTTTTTCGGAGCTGCCATGTCCTgatgaaaaaatgaaagcaacGGTTGCCCAAATTACTATGGCCCTGGGTGGATTAAAAAATATCTTCACTCCTCTTCTATTTCGGGGACTCCTGTCTTTTCTCACTTGGTGGATTGCAGCTTGTCTTTTTTCTACAAGCTTGTTTGGGTTATTCTATCACCAGTATCTGATTGTGGCGTGA